A stretch of the Actinotalea sp. JY-7876 genome encodes the following:
- a CDS encoding sensor histidine kinase, whose amino-acid sequence MTRRSWSFDIALALAVGVLGQLEAWWGVGATHRQGPLWAQATLYAVTAALLVVRRVHPLGCLVAIVVVSAVEFAVFGSPEGTAVALSMLVAGYTVGRRLPARRAWAAPVLGVVFWAAWSVFDPVNDGAAAPERLGTMVWMSPFVIAWLVGVLLRLSATNAEQRRASRRQQEAQAVAEERNRIARELHDVLGHSVSVMTVQASAVRRRLTADQAVERQALETVEAVGRGALTEMRRMVSALRQADDSTLLAPAPGLDQVDGLAEQFRTAGLPVEVSVSGTPRALAPALDLTAYRIVQEGLTNALRHADRPNRAEVTLRYATDHIQVAVRDDGRGAAPAEQAPPGSGLLGMRERVAVFGGSLVARARPGGGFELVASLPLDPA is encoded by the coding sequence GTGACCCGCAGGAGCTGGTCCTTCGACATCGCGCTCGCGCTCGCCGTCGGCGTGCTGGGGCAGCTCGAGGCGTGGTGGGGCGTCGGCGCGACGCACCGCCAGGGTCCGTTGTGGGCGCAGGCGACGCTGTACGCCGTCACGGCTGCGCTCCTGGTCGTGCGGCGGGTCCACCCGCTCGGTTGCCTGGTCGCGATCGTGGTGGTGAGCGCGGTCGAGTTCGCGGTCTTCGGGTCGCCCGAGGGCACCGCCGTCGCGCTGTCGATGCTCGTCGCCGGGTACACCGTGGGGCGGCGGCTCCCCGCCCGCCGCGCCTGGGCGGCTCCCGTGCTCGGCGTCGTCTTCTGGGCCGCCTGGTCCGTGTTCGACCCGGTGAACGACGGTGCCGCGGCCCCGGAACGGCTGGGCACGATGGTGTGGATGTCGCCGTTCGTCATCGCCTGGCTCGTCGGCGTCCTGCTGCGCCTGTCGGCGACCAACGCCGAGCAGCGTCGCGCGTCGCGCCGGCAGCAGGAGGCGCAGGCGGTCGCCGAGGAGCGCAACCGGATCGCCCGTGAGCTGCACGACGTGCTCGGGCACTCCGTCAGCGTCATGACCGTGCAGGCGTCCGCCGTGCGACGGCGGCTGACGGCGGACCAGGCCGTCGAGCGGCAGGCGCTGGAGACGGTGGAGGCCGTCGGTCGGGGGGCACTCACCGAGATGCGGCGGATGGTCAGCGCGCTGCGCCAGGCGGACGACAGCACGCTCCTGGCCCCCGCGCCGGGCCTGGACCAGGTCGACGGGCTGGCGGAGCAGTTCCGGACGGCCGGACTGCCCGTCGAGGTCAGCGTCAGCGGCACGCCGCGCGCGCTGGCACCGGCGCTGGACCTCACGGCGTACCGCATCGTGCAGGAGGGCCTGACGAACGCGCTCCGTCACGCCGACCGTCCGAACCGCGCCGAGGTCACCCTGCGCTACGCGACCGACCACATCCAGGTCGCGGTGCGCGACGACGGTCGTGGCGCCGCCCCGGCGGAGCAGGCCCCGCCGGGCAGCGGCCTTCTCGGCATGCGGGAGCGCGTCGCGGTCTTCGGTGGCTCGCTCGTGGCCAGGGCCCGGCCCGGCGGCGGCTTCGAGCTGGTCGCGTCCCTGCCTCTGGACCCGGCATGA
- a CDS encoding response regulator transcription factor codes for MSAATGTAGAERIDVLIVDDQALVRTGFRLVLEIEPDLRVVGEAADGEAAVARAAELQPDVVLMDVRMPGVDGIEATRRLTAGGNAPRVVMLTTFDMDEYVYDALRAGASGFLLKDTEPELLVAGLRAVHRGEALLGPTVVRRLIESYLERPRAVDEDSTAAALARLTERERETLRLLAEGLTNAEIAQRLYVAETTVKTHVGRVLMKLDLRDRVHAVIYAYETGLVTGPSR; via the coding sequence ATGAGCGCGGCGACCGGGACGGCGGGCGCCGAGCGGATCGACGTGCTGATCGTCGACGACCAGGCGCTCGTCCGCACCGGCTTCCGGCTCGTCCTCGAGATCGAGCCCGACCTCCGCGTCGTCGGCGAGGCGGCCGACGGCGAGGCCGCCGTGGCTCGGGCGGCCGAGCTCCAGCCCGACGTCGTGCTGATGGACGTGCGCATGCCGGGCGTCGACGGGATCGAGGCGACCCGGCGACTGACCGCCGGCGGGAACGCCCCGCGCGTCGTCATGCTGACGACGTTCGACATGGACGAGTACGTCTACGACGCGCTCCGCGCCGGGGCGAGCGGCTTCCTGCTCAAGGACACCGAGCCGGAGCTCCTCGTCGCAGGGCTCCGGGCCGTCCACCGCGGCGAGGCGCTCCTCGGCCCGACCGTGGTGCGGCGCCTGATCGAGTCCTACCTCGAGCGTCCTCGGGCCGTCGACGAGGACAGCACGGCCGCAGCGCTCGCCCGGCTGACCGAGCGCGAGCGGGAGACCTTGCGGCTGCTGGCCGAGGGGCTCACCAACGCGGAGATCGCGCAGCGCCTCTACGTCGCGGAGACCACGGTGAAGACGCACGTCGGCCGAGTCCTGATGAAGCTGGACCTGCGCGACCGGGTCCACGCCGTCATCTACGCGTACGAGACGGGGCTGGTGACCGGACCGAGCCGCTGA
- a CDS encoding TMEM175 family protein yields MRTDRGLDRLVNFTDAAVAIAITLLVLPLVDVVTDGEQRTVAELLTQEAGTFLAFAISFVVIASFWVGHHRVFEHLQDYSRAMLWANFLWLASIVLIPFTTQLLADDGTDVPAVNALYISTMIVTTGSILLIEWLAVREPELQRAEVRGSLTLRNGAVALGLLLVALVLAVVAPRVGMFWLLLLFLADPLARLTGGRRGRDAGAAPEAP; encoded by the coding sequence GTGCGCACGGACCGAGGCCTTGACCGTCTCGTCAACTTCACCGACGCGGCGGTGGCCATCGCGATCACGCTGCTCGTGCTGCCGCTGGTCGACGTCGTCACGGACGGGGAGCAGCGCACGGTGGCCGAGCTGCTCACGCAGGAGGCCGGGACCTTCCTCGCGTTCGCCATCAGCTTCGTGGTCATCGCCAGCTTCTGGGTGGGGCACCACCGGGTCTTCGAGCACCTCCAGGACTACTCCCGGGCGATGCTGTGGGCCAACTTCCTGTGGCTCGCGAGCATCGTGCTCATCCCGTTCACCACGCAGCTCCTGGCCGACGACGGCACCGACGTCCCCGCCGTCAACGCGCTGTACATCTCGACGATGATCGTGACGACCGGCAGCATCCTGCTCATCGAGTGGCTGGCCGTCCGTGAGCCCGAGCTCCAGCGCGCGGAGGTCCGCGGCTCGCTCACGCTGCGCAACGGGGCCGTGGCGCTCGGGCTGCTGCTGGTCGCGCTCGTGCTCGCGGTGGTGGCCCCGCGCGTCGGGATGTTCTGGCTGCTGCTGCTGTTCCTCGCCGATCCGTTGGCGAGGCTCACCGGCGGACGCCGGGGACGGGACGCCGGCGCGGCACCCGAGGCGCCGTGA
- a CDS encoding MerR family transcriptional regulator, with the protein MHDDLLSIGALARAGGLPVSALRFYDAAGVLRPAHVDPVTGYRWYTSAQVHTARLIADLRRAGLPIVDLVAVLEAPHEAHDVLARHRRRLEEDMTAAAAHLDAAQSILDQPGRCSIAAEDLRAAIAAVRHAVGADTAWPGLAGVLLHLDGTALRLVAGDRSRIAVSTVPARQPSGPQTRVVASLAFLDEIAAGPLPDVGPVVLGPRVLEVLGRQTEPLDAAFPDYQQLLRSSRPGATVASDELAESVEGAGDIVVLRLDGDRVGVTPPRDGDAFGFSRTFLLDAVRAARAETVALALDERSALSLTPADRPDHVGLMMPIRLHT; encoded by the coding sequence GTGCACGACGACCTGCTCAGCATCGGCGCCCTGGCCCGCGCCGGCGGCCTACCCGTCTCCGCCCTACGGTTCTACGACGCCGCCGGGGTGCTCCGCCCGGCGCACGTCGACCCGGTCACGGGCTACCGCTGGTACACCTCGGCCCAGGTCCACACGGCACGGCTGATCGCTGACCTGCGGCGGGCAGGGCTGCCCATCGTCGACCTGGTCGCCGTCCTCGAGGCCCCGCACGAGGCGCACGACGTCCTGGCCCGGCATCGTCGCCGGCTCGAGGAGGACATGACCGCGGCGGCCGCGCACCTCGATGCGGCGCAGAGCATCCTGGATCAGCCCGGTCGCTGCTCGATCGCTGCCGAGGACCTTCGCGCGGCGATCGCCGCCGTCCGGCACGCGGTCGGCGCCGACACGGCCTGGCCGGGGCTCGCCGGCGTCCTGCTCCATCTCGACGGGACCGCGCTGCGCCTCGTCGCCGGCGACCGGTCCCGCATCGCGGTCTCGACGGTGCCGGCGCGGCAGCCCTCCGGCCCCCAGACGCGCGTCGTCGCGTCACTCGCGTTCCTCGACGAGATCGCGGCGGGACCGCTGCCGGACGTCGGGCCGGTCGTTCTCGGCCCCCGCGTCCTCGAGGTCCTGGGTCGGCAGACCGAGCCGCTCGACGCGGCGTTCCCGGACTACCAGCAGCTCCTGCGCTCCAGCAGGCCGGGCGCGACCGTCGCGTCCGACGAGCTGGCCGAGAGCGTCGAAGGGGCCGGCGACATCGTCGTCCTGCGGCTCGACGGAGACCGAGTCGGTGTCACGCCCCCGCGCGACGGAGACGCGTTCGGCTTCTCGCGGACGTTCCTTCTCGACGCGGTTCGCGCCGCACGAGCGGAGACCGTCGCCCTGGCGCTCGACGAGCGGTCCGCCCTGAGTCTGACCCCGGCAGATCGCCCGGACCACGTCGGCCTCATGATGCCGATCCGCCTGCACACCTGA
- a CDS encoding MFS transporter, with protein MTVADASPRALPRSYLAWVGGFTVSRLGDAVLMFALGWAASGLGGSTAAVVLTLSALPRVVLLVVGGAVADRVGARRILIVGEAVLLMLTAVLALALARFGSPAWLLMASSLALGTVTAFCLPAAGSQPRRLVPDDQLTRALALRQGLSQAVLMAAAPLGGLLVGAVGLPAIAWWDAVLLGVGLCVLIAVQDMPGSSPDARPVGGPHGGRLDLVDGFRVVARTPGLRDALLLAGAGAALMLPVPALLVPLLGRATGWGAGPTGVVAGAVGAGVISAALLTARRRRLAPRVGVAAGASGLAASAVGALVLAGGAALEGPRAVAVAVAGALVFGFGNGAFVARLAPLVLGSAPRTHLARVQAIVGLVQLVPVMATTMILGALAQHASPGWALCATAVGLAACAALAVGGRRGTRRIRCAGGSAS; from the coding sequence ATGACCGTTGCTGATGCATCGCCGCGGGCGCTGCCCCGCTCCTACCTCGCCTGGGTCGGCGGCTTCACCGTCTCGCGGCTCGGTGATGCCGTGCTGATGTTCGCCCTCGGATGGGCAGCCTCTGGACTTGGTGGCTCGACGGCGGCCGTGGTCCTGACGCTCAGCGCGCTGCCCCGCGTGGTCCTGCTGGTCGTGGGAGGGGCCGTCGCCGACCGTGTGGGCGCGCGCCGGATCCTCATTGTCGGCGAGGCCGTGCTGCTCATGCTGACCGCCGTCCTGGCTCTGGCGCTCGCGCGGTTCGGGTCGCCGGCCTGGTTGCTCATGGCGTCGTCGTTGGCGCTCGGCACGGTGACCGCGTTCTGCCTCCCGGCTGCGGGCTCGCAGCCGCGCCGCCTGGTCCCGGACGACCAGCTGACCCGTGCCCTTGCGCTGCGGCAGGGCTTGAGCCAGGCCGTGCTGATGGCCGCTGCGCCGCTGGGTGGCCTCCTGGTCGGCGCCGTGGGGCTTCCGGCGATCGCCTGGTGGGATGCGGTGCTGCTGGGCGTCGGGCTGTGCGTCCTCATCGCGGTCCAGGACATGCCCGGCTCGTCGCCGGACGCGCGGCCTGTCGGTGGGCCGCACGGCGGGCGACTCGACCTGGTCGACGGCTTTCGCGTCGTGGCCCGAACACCGGGCTTGCGGGACGCGCTCCTCCTTGCCGGCGCGGGCGCAGCGCTCATGCTGCCGGTCCCGGCTCTTCTCGTGCCGCTGCTCGGCCGGGCGACGGGCTGGGGGGCGGGTCCGACCGGCGTGGTGGCCGGCGCGGTGGGTGCCGGGGTGATCAGCGCGGCGCTCCTGACGGCGCGACGTCGGCGGCTGGCTCCGCGGGTGGGAGTGGCTGCCGGGGCGAGCGGGCTCGCGGCGAGTGCGGTGGGGGCTCTCGTTCTTGCGGGCGGTGCGGCGCTCGAGGGTCCCCGGGCGGTAGCGGTCGCCGTCGCCGGCGCGCTGGTCTTCGGGTTCGGGAACGGGGCGTTCGTCGCGCGGTTGGCCCCGCTGGTGCTCGGCAGCGCACCCCGGACGCACCTCGCGCGGGTGCAGGCGATCGTGGGGTTGGTTCAGCTTGTGCCGGTGATGGCGACGACCATGATCCTCGGGGCCCTCGCCCAGCACGCGTCGCCGGGCTGGGCGCTCTGCGCGACGGCGGTGGGCCTGGCTGCGTGCGCGGCGTTGGCCGTCGGCGGGCGGCGGGGTACTCGTCGGATCAGGTGTGCAGGCGGATCGGCATCATGA
- a CDS encoding alpha/beta fold hydrolase: MLPLTIHRYGDPDTPPVVLLHGLTEAGTAWPDLVSHWGARWDIHAPDLRGHGRSPRLTQDELVRSHDVLLADVVAIVDALAAPAALVGHSLGGLLALRTALARPEKVWALVLEDPARPTDGAPDEDFVAANDAFLDSMSDPARHPERVEGMLAETTWSRREVEAWAACKPAVDREYIRQGLSLGDAAWEELFNDLEVPTLLVVPPTSEMAPRPELLHNPRVRTVVVPDSGHCVRRDQPGRYHQAVDDFLAAALQQHLGG, translated from the coding sequence GTGCTGCCCCTCACGATCCACCGCTACGGAGACCCCGACACCCCGCCCGTCGTGCTGCTGCACGGGCTGACCGAGGCGGGGACGGCCTGGCCGGACCTGGTGAGCCACTGGGGTGCTCGATGGGACATCCACGCGCCGGATCTTCGGGGCCACGGGCGCTCGCCGCGCCTGACGCAGGACGAGCTGGTGAGGTCCCACGACGTCCTCCTCGCCGACGTCGTCGCCATCGTCGATGCGCTGGCCGCGCCGGCCGCCCTGGTGGGGCACTCGCTCGGCGGTCTGCTGGCGCTCCGTACGGCGCTGGCGCGCCCCGAGAAGGTGTGGGCCCTGGTGCTCGAAGATCCGGCCCGGCCCACGGACGGCGCCCCCGACGAGGACTTCGTCGCGGCGAACGACGCCTTCCTGGACTCCATGAGCGACCCCGCCCGCCACCCCGAGCGTGTCGAGGGGATGCTGGCCGAGACGACGTGGAGCCGGCGCGAGGTCGAGGCGTGGGCCGCCTGCAAGCCTGCCGTGGACCGCGAGTACATCCGACAGGGCCTGTCGCTCGGCGACGCCGCGTGGGAGGAGCTGTTCAACGACCTGGAGGTACCGACTCTGCTCGTCGTTCCTCCGACATCGGAGATGGCACCCCGCCCCGAGCTCCTGCACAACCCGCGTGTCCGGACGGTCGTCGTCCCGGACTCGGGTCACTGCGTCCGGCGCGACCAGCCCGGCCGGTACCACCAGGCGGTCGACGACTTCCTCGCCGCGGCGCTGCAGCAGCACCTCGGCGGATAG